CAACCCCAATCTCAACCTTGCTGTTGTTGGGCTTACACCGGGTTCCGCTGGTGGTCTTGAGGGTCCTGATCGCATTTTTGTGGGTGGGCTTCCATACTATTTTACAGAAGCACAAGTAAGGGAATTGCTCGAGTCCTTTGGACCACTTCGAGGTTTTGATCTGGTCAAGGACCGGGAAACTGGTAACTCAAAGGGCTATGCCTTCTGTGTGTACCAAGATCTCTCTGTTACAGACATTGCATGTGCAGCTCTTAATGGCATCAAGATGGGAGATAAAACCCTGACTGTAAGGCGTGCAAACCAAGGTGCCCAACAACCTAGGCCAGAGCAAGAAAGTGTGTTATTGCAGGCACAACAACAGGTAGCTTTGCAGGTAAAGTGCAAATTACATTATTAACTCAGTTAAAACAGCAAAATTTGGAATCCTTTCAGTCCAAAATTCATTGAGCTGAGAACAAACTGGGGATGCTTTTTCAAGGTTTTCTTGTGAGGTGGCTACCAAGTGCACTTTGAGCATGTTTGCTATTGACTCTTTTCATTCAACATTGCATATGCTATGTCTTGTTAGGTGGTTGCTTCCTGGAGTATTTACTTCTAAAGTGGAGTTACATTTGAAGTAGTTTCTGCtatgttttatttatgataaagttACCAGAATTGTAGTTTGGGTAAATTGGAGTCCCTACATTGACACAATTTCACCTTCATTTTTGTTTCCTTTTCTCAGATAGCAACCAGACAGTGTTCATGTGTTGACATGTGGGTAGCTTTCCTTATTACCTACATCTGCTACAGTTGATAATATCTTGTTACAAGTGTGTATATGGTTTATGTTGCTAAAATGTGTGATTTCTCATTTGTTGAGGTATTCACACAATGTATTCAGCATATTTAAACAAAGTAAGAATATTTTAAAGAATGTGTTATCCTGGATGAGAAGCACTTTGCTTTTAAGAGTGATACTGTTGTCATTTTGATTACCATCATCATTCTGTCTAGCTCAAGTACTAGAGGATTTCTAATATATCTTTAGCTTATATCATGGGTCTTAAATGCACACTGGTTGTATGTGTATTTATAGATGTGACTTTTGTATTGCAGCACTCAACTGCTCTCCGTGTTTTACCATCAAGTCTCTTCTTTTATCCAATAACTGTAACTAGCAGCCTATGTTGCAACTACATGTTGTAAGGGCTGAATCATGGCTGGAAGCCCATCTGTGTGCTTCATGAATCTTGCTAGTTATCCTCCGTGCCCTGCAGGGTCTATCACCTTCTTTCTTTAATTTTGCTAGCTAAGAAGGTTCACTATTTTTCCCCTCTCCTACAATGCTTCTGACGTTCTTTATTTTGGTCAGAACTTCGTCCGTTTTCATTAGCTTGAATCGTATCCATGAAACCTGTTTTTGGTTCTTGATCTATCTTGATCTGCTCAATTTTTTAAGGAGCTTGGCTTTATTTTGTTTTTCATCTTAATAACCTTTTTTGGTGCAGAGGCTTGTGTACCAGGCAGGATCCCTTCCCACCAAAATAGTATGCTTAACCCAGGTGGTTAGTGCAGATGAATTGAAAGACGATGAGGAATATGAAGACATAATGGAGGACATGAGGGGAGAGGGTGGAAAATATGGTAAGGACTTGTTTTTATAGTTTTTATAGTTTTTTCGTTGTATCTTTGGTCATTTCAATGGCAACCACGTATTCTTAGTTCTTTTTATTCTCTTCCCTTTTCTTTGTTTTACACTCTTGTAGTCCAACCTTATGCCATTGAAAATCACGCCTAATCCACACAAAATCCTGTTCTCTGTGTTCTAACCTGGGATCATCTCTCGTTTAGTAATATTTTTTGGTGCTAATCTTATAACCTTGTACTTGTTTTCAGGTaaattgataaatgttatcatcccTAGACCTGGTCCAAATGGTGAACCAGCTCCTGGCGTGGGAAAGGTCAGTGTAAATCGTGAAATTTTGATCATCTGACTATATGAATCCTACCTTTtctactataatataatataaaaagatcTGTAAAAGCCTTGCAGATTCACCGTTCATGC
This genomic window from Elaeis guineensis isolate ETL-2024a chromosome 13, EG11, whole genome shotgun sequence contains:
- the LOC105060972 gene encoding splicing factor U2af large subunit B isoform X4, yielding MFPNMFPLGAGQFPTIPVMPVQAMTQQATRHARRVYVGGLPPTANEQSVATFFSQVMSAIGGNTAGPGDAVVNVYINHEKKFAFVEMRSVEEASNAMALDGIIFEGAPVKVRRPSDYNPSLAAALGPSQPNPNLNLAVVGLTPGSAGGLEGPDRIFVGGLPYYFTEAQVRELLESFGPLRGFDLVKDRETGNSKGYAFCVYQDLSVTDIACAALNGIKMGDKTLTVRRANQGAQQPRPEQESVLLQAQQQVALQRLVYQAGSLPTKIVCLTQVVSADELKDDEEYEDIMEDMRGEGGKYGKLINVIIPRPGPNGEPAPGVGKVFLEYADVEGSTKARQGLHGRKFGENQVAAIFYPETKFAQGEYDG